In one window of Desulfonatronospira thiodismutans ASO3-1 DNA:
- a CDS encoding glycine cleavage system protein R yields the protein MQNQYILAAMGSNRPGVVADVTGSIYKAGCNIENSFMTLMGVHFTLMIHVIAEDEDKADRLNRNLESLEQKEDLKVHIFPMESDEIEISRARKDQPRYEIRVRGQDKAGIVYRTSKLLASRGINILKLSTKVDRSKHLQQPIFTMRIGIEVPKNVDGHSLRMDLESLAEDTQETFTLTRKRD from the coding sequence ATGCAAAACCAGTACATTCTTGCAGCAATGGGCAGCAACAGACCCGGTGTTGTCGCGGACGTGACCGGTTCCATATACAAGGCCGGATGCAATATTGAAAATTCCTTTATGACCCTCATGGGCGTACATTTTACGCTCATGATCCATGTCATTGCCGAGGACGAGGACAAAGCGGACAGGTTGAACAGAAACCTTGAATCCCTGGAGCAAAAAGAGGACCTCAAGGTGCATATATTTCCCATGGAAAGCGATGAAATCGAAATCTCCAGGGCCAGAAAAGACCAGCCCCGTTACGAAATAAGGGTCCGGGGCCAGGACAAGGCCGGAATAGTGTACCGGACTTCCAAGCTCCTGGCCAGCAGGGGCATCAATATCTTGAAGCTGAGCACCAAGGTGGACCGCTCCAAGCATCTGCAGCAGCCCATCTTTACCATGCGCATAGGAATCGAGGTCCCCAAAAATGTCGACGGGCACTCCCTGCGCATGGACCTGGAGTCCCTGGCCGAGGATACTCAGGAGACCTTCACTTTAACCCGTAAACGAGACTAA